A stretch of Shinella zoogloeoides DNA encodes these proteins:
- a CDS encoding CoA-binding protein produces the protein MNHDHYADSYIRHILKSVHTIAVLGASPHDGRPSHGVMGFLLGKGYRVIPVNPGHAGRTILGQTVYAHLADIPEPIDMVDVFRAASQFHAVVDEVLALRPLPSVLWGQFTVRDDAAAARAEAAGIQVVMDRCPVTEYPVMMLRAS, from the coding sequence ATGAACCACGATCACTATGCCGACAGCTACATCCGCCACATCCTGAAGTCCGTGCATACCATCGCCGTGCTCGGCGCATCGCCGCATGACGGGCGGCCGAGCCATGGCGTGATGGGCTTCCTGCTCGGCAAGGGCTATCGCGTCATCCCGGTCAATCCCGGCCATGCCGGCAGGACGATCCTCGGCCAGACCGTCTATGCGCATCTGGCCGATATTCCCGAGCCGATCGACATGGTCGACGTTTTCCGCGCGGCGAGCCAGTTCCACGCGGTGGTGGACGAGGTCCTGGCGCTTCGCCCGCTGCCTTCCGTGCTCTGGGGCCAGTTCACGGTGCGCGACGATGCGGCCGCCGCGCGGGCCGAGGCCGCCGGCATCCAGGTCGTCATGGACCGCTGCCCGGTGACGGAATATCCGGTGATGATGCTCCGGGCGTCCTGA
- a CDS encoding COX15/CtaA family protein, whose protein sequence is MSAMTATAYRRDHDTDRIDRNRRQVRRWLGFVLFTLFVLVLVGGATRLTDSGLSITQWKPIHGVIPPLTAAEWQEEFDLYKRIPQYEQINKGMTVDEFKTIFWWEWAHRLIARSIGFVFAMPLAFFWLTGRIERKLRWPLVGLLALGGFQGFIGWWMVSSGLAERVSVSQYRLATHLTIACLIFALTAWLMRALSPHSDDAPPTDGSRRMAGIIACMAIFQIYLGALVAGLDAGLSYNTWPLMDGAVVPGGLFLQQPWWINLFENPKTVQFVHRVGAYVLFTLALTHMIASLRAAPRTTHARRSLVLFALVCLQATIGILTLVWQVPLTWALAHQGGALVVLGFAVAHWRGFYGEYPREIADG, encoded by the coding sequence ATGAGCGCCATGACCGCGACCGCATACCGCAGGGATCACGACACGGACAGGATCGACCGCAACCGCCGGCAGGTGCGCCGCTGGCTGGGCTTCGTGCTGTTCACGCTGTTCGTGCTGGTGCTGGTCGGCGGCGCGACGCGGCTGACCGATTCCGGCCTCTCCATTACCCAGTGGAAACCGATCCACGGCGTCATTCCGCCGCTCACCGCCGCGGAATGGCAGGAGGAATTCGATCTCTACAAGCGCATTCCGCAATACGAGCAGATCAACAAGGGCATGACCGTCGACGAGTTCAAGACGATCTTCTGGTGGGAATGGGCGCATCGCCTGATCGCCCGCTCCATCGGCTTCGTCTTCGCCATGCCGCTTGCCTTCTTCTGGCTGACGGGCCGGATCGAGAGGAAGCTGCGCTGGCCGCTCGTCGGGCTGCTGGCACTCGGCGGCTTCCAGGGCTTCATCGGCTGGTGGATGGTCTCCTCGGGGCTTGCCGAGCGGGTTTCGGTCAGCCAGTACAGGCTTGCCACCCATCTCACCATCGCCTGTCTGATCTTCGCCCTGACGGCCTGGCTGATGCGGGCGCTGTCGCCGCACAGCGACGATGCCCCGCCGACGGACGGCTCGCGCCGCATGGCCGGCATCATCGCCTGCATGGCGATCTTCCAGATCTATCTCGGCGCGCTCGTCGCCGGCCTCGATGCGGGCCTCAGCTACAACACTTGGCCGCTGATGGACGGCGCCGTCGTGCCGGGCGGCCTCTTCCTGCAGCAGCCTTGGTGGATCAATCTCTTCGAGAACCCGAAGACCGTGCAGTTCGTCCACCGCGTCGGCGCCTATGTGCTCTTCACGCTCGCGCTCACCCACATGATCGCCTCGCTGCGCGCGGCTCCCCGAACGACGCATGCCCGCCGCTCCCTCGTGCTCTTCGCGCTCGTCTGTCTCCAGGCGACCATCGGCATCCTGACGCTGGTCTGGCAGGTCCCGCTCACCTGGGCGCTTGCCCACCAGGGCGGCGCGCTGGTCGTGCTCGGCTTCGCCGTCGCCCATTGGCGCGGGTTCTACGGCGAGTATCCGCGGGAGATCGCGGACGGCTGA
- a CDS encoding PaaI family thioesterase — protein MQLTPIMDPEALNRFLEADFPQLHTDGKVFEVMEVAPGTVTMRLLPNERHLRPGGTISGPTLFALADVGAWCAVLAHIGPVALAVTTNLNINFLRKPEPGPLSCTCRLLKLGKRLAVVEASIFDENGDDLVAHATATYSIPPR, from the coding sequence ATGCAACTGACGCCGATCATGGATCCGGAGGCGCTGAACCGCTTCCTCGAAGCCGATTTTCCGCAGCTCCATACGGACGGCAAGGTCTTCGAGGTGATGGAGGTCGCGCCCGGCACGGTCACCATGCGCCTCCTGCCGAACGAACGGCACCTGCGGCCGGGCGGCACGATTTCCGGCCCTACCCTGTTCGCACTCGCCGACGTCGGCGCATGGTGCGCGGTCCTCGCCCATATCGGCCCCGTGGCGCTCGCCGTCACCACCAATCTCAACATCAACTTTCTGCGCAAACCGGAGCCCGGCCCCCTCTCCTGCACCTGCCGCCTGCTGAAGCTCGGCAAGCGGCTAGCCGTTGTCGAAGCCTCCATTTTCGATGAGAACGGCGACGATCTGGTGGCGCATGCGACGGCGACCTATTCGATTCCGCCGAGATAA
- a CDS encoding aminoglycoside phosphotransferase family protein, whose product MKAGLPSFPVEWRIESARPLADTAAGSIYEVALSDGTSAVVKHLKPKVLEDSLRGADFLAWRNGFGCVRLLARSDDMLLMEHAGKTTLRDHLETQGDDDATRIAAEVLRAYHHPSQTPPPASLLPLPRYFASLFSKAEQDRRESRVSPYVEAAAVADALIADQRDIKPLHGDLHHENIVHGPRGWLIIDPAGLIGDAALDVANMFSNPLDRFDLTRNEERIAAMAGIFAETLGRDIRTILRYAFAYGCLSAAWHEEDGSVEERDNELAVVAAVRSVLKQA is encoded by the coding sequence ATGAAGGCCGGATTACCGTCCTTCCCCGTTGAATGGCGGATCGAAAGCGCCCGGCCGCTTGCCGATACCGCCGCCGGAAGCATCTATGAAGTGGCGCTTTCAGACGGCACGAGCGCGGTCGTCAAGCACCTGAAGCCAAAAGTCCTGGAAGACAGCCTGCGTGGCGCGGATTTTCTGGCCTGGAGAAACGGCTTCGGCTGCGTAAGGCTGCTTGCCCGCTCGGACGACATGCTGCTGATGGAGCACGCCGGCAAGACGACGCTGCGCGATCACCTGGAAACCCAAGGCGACGATGACGCGACCCGCATCGCCGCCGAGGTCCTGCGGGCATATCACCATCCTTCACAGACGCCGCCACCCGCGAGCCTGCTGCCGCTACCGCGCTATTTTGCCAGCCTGTTCAGCAAAGCCGAGCAGGACCGCAGGGAAAGCCGTGTAAGTCCCTATGTGGAAGCAGCGGCTGTCGCCGACGCGCTGATCGCCGACCAGCGGGATATCAAGCCGCTGCATGGCGACCTGCACCACGAAAACATCGTCCACGGCCCACGCGGCTGGTTGATCATCGATCCGGCGGGACTGATCGGCGATGCGGCGCTCGACGTCGCCAACATGTTCTCCAATCCGCTCGACCGTTTCGACCTGACACGGAACGAGGAGCGGATCGCCGCGATGGCCGGCATTTTCGCCGAGACGCTCGGCCGCGACATCCGCACGATCCTTCGCTACGCCTTCGCCTATGGCTGCCTGTCCGCCGCATGGCACGAAGAAGACGGCAGCGTGGAGGAGCGCGACAACGAGCTTGCCGTTGTCGCCGCCGTCCGCAGCGTCCTCAAGCAGGCTTGA
- the rpsI gene encoding 30S ribosomal protein S9 has product MADLSSLKDLGVAAAAPAASAPVHVKKVDAQGRSYATGKRKDAVARVWVKPGSGKITVNGKSFEAYFARPVLQMILQQPIVAAARDGQFDIDATVAGGGLSGQAGAVRHGISKALTYFEPGLRTVLKKGGFLTRDSRVVERKKYGKAKARRSFQFSKR; this is encoded by the coding sequence ATGGCCGACCTCTCCTCGCTCAAGGACCTCGGCGTCGCCGCTGCAGCTCCGGCCGCTTCCGCCCCGGTTCACGTCAAGAAGGTTGACGCCCAGGGCCGTTCCTACGCAACCGGCAAGCGCAAGGACGCCGTTGCCCGCGTGTGGGTCAAGCCGGGCTCCGGCAAGATCACCGTCAACGGCAAGTCGTTCGAAGCCTACTTCGCACGCCCGGTCCTGCAGATGATCCTGCAGCAGCCGATCGTCGCGGCTGCCCGTGACGGCCAGTTCGACATCGACGCCACCGTCGCCGGCGGCGGCCTTTCCGGCCAGGCCGGTGCCGTTCGTCACGGCATCTCCAAGGCGCTCACCTACTTCGAACCGGGCCTGCGCACGGTTCTGAAGAAGGGCGGCTTCCTGACCCGCGACTCGCGCGTCGTCGAACGCAAGAAGTACGGCAAGGCCAAGGCCCGCCGTTCGTTCCAGTTCTCCAAGCGTTAA
- a CDS encoding CoA-binding protein, translating into MNHDSYPDYYLADILRSTKVIALVGASPNPERPSYRVMAFLLRKGYRVIPVNPGQAGKEILGQPVVARLADIVEPIDMVDVFRAADALPAVVEDALALSPPPKAIWGQLSVRHDEAAATAEAAGVKVVMDRCPAIEYPRLVA; encoded by the coding sequence ATGAATCACGATTCCTATCCGGATTATTATCTCGCCGATATCCTCCGCTCGACGAAGGTGATCGCGCTTGTCGGCGCCTCGCCGAATCCGGAACGCCCGAGCTATCGGGTCATGGCCTTCCTGCTGCGCAAGGGCTACCGCGTCATTCCGGTCAATCCCGGCCAGGCCGGCAAGGAAATCCTCGGCCAGCCTGTCGTCGCGCGCCTTGCCGATATCGTCGAGCCGATCGACATGGTCGATGTCTTCCGCGCCGCCGATGCGTTGCCGGCCGTGGTGGAGGACGCGCTGGCGCTCTCCCCACCGCCCAAGGCCATCTGGGGGCAGCTCTCGGTGCGCCACGACGAGGCCGCGGCGACGGCGGAAGCGGCCGGCGTCAAGGTGGTGATGGACCGCTGCCCGGCCATCGAGTATCCGCGGCTCGTCGCCTGA
- a CDS encoding cupin domain-containing protein: MSNVQLFDTSGIEAEEGRPAADRLIAGDPVFTTWNIEEAEGGIYSGIWQSTPGKWRIQYDEWEYFHILEGHSIVTSVDGEIFHLKAGDRLILRPGFKGIWEVVETTRKDYVIRL, translated from the coding sequence ATGAGCAATGTGCAACTTTTCGACACCTCCGGCATCGAAGCGGAGGAGGGCCGTCCGGCCGCGGATCGACTGATCGCGGGCGACCCGGTCTTCACGACCTGGAACATCGAGGAGGCCGAGGGCGGTATCTATTCCGGCATCTGGCAATCGACGCCCGGCAAGTGGCGCATCCAGTATGACGAGTGGGAATATTTCCACATCCTCGAAGGTCATTCGATCGTGACCTCCGTGGACGGGGAGATATTCCACCTCAAGGCCGGGGACCGACTTATCTTGAGGCCCGGCTTCAAGGGAATCTGGGAAGTCGTTGAAACGACTCGCAAGGATTACGTCATCCGGCTGTAG
- a CDS encoding O-acetylhomoserine aminocarboxypropyltransferase encodes MTRNKPGFATLAVHAGAQPDPTTGARATPIYQTTSFVFNDTDHAASLFGLQAFGNIYTRIMNPTQAVLEERVAALEGGTAALAVASGHSAQLLVFHTIMRPGDNFIAARRLYGGSINQFGNAFKSFDWHVRWADTADLASFESQIDDKTKAIFIESLANPGGTFVDIAGIAEVAHRHGLPLIVDNTMATPYLLRPLEHGADIVVHSLTKFMGGHGNSMGGVIVDGGTFDWSASGKYPALSEPRPEYAGVVLHATFGNFAFAIACRVLGLRDFGPAISPFNAFQILNGIETLPLRMQRHCDNALAVAKWLKAHDKVSWVNYAGLDTDPNHALQQRYSPKGAGAVFTFGLKGGYESGKRFVEGLEMLSHLANIGDTRSLVIHPASTTHRQLSEEQQTAAGAGPDVVRLSIGIEDAADIIADIEQALAKA; translated from the coding sequence ATGACCAGGAACAAGCCCGGATTTGCCACGCTCGCCGTCCATGCCGGCGCGCAGCCGGATCCGACGACCGGCGCGCGTGCGACGCCGATCTACCAGACGACGAGCTTCGTCTTCAACGACACGGACCACGCCGCCTCGCTCTTCGGCCTGCAGGCCTTCGGCAACATCTACACCCGCATCATGAACCCGACGCAGGCCGTGCTCGAAGAGCGTGTCGCCGCGCTCGAAGGCGGCACGGCCGCGCTGGCCGTCGCCTCGGGCCACTCCGCCCAGCTTCTCGTCTTCCATACGATCATGCGCCCGGGCGACAATTTCATCGCCGCGCGCCGGCTCTACGGCGGCTCGATCAATCAGTTCGGCAATGCCTTCAAGAGCTTCGACTGGCATGTGCGCTGGGCCGATACCGCCGATCTTGCGAGCTTCGAAAGCCAGATCGACGACAAGACCAAGGCGATCTTCATCGAGAGCCTTGCTAATCCGGGCGGCACCTTCGTCGACATCGCCGGCATTGCCGAGGTTGCCCATCGCCACGGCCTGCCGCTGATCGTCGACAACACCATGGCGACGCCCTACCTGCTGCGCCCGCTGGAGCATGGCGCCGATATCGTCGTGCATTCGCTGACCAAGTTCATGGGCGGCCACGGCAATTCCATGGGCGGCGTCATCGTCGATGGCGGCACGTTCGACTGGTCCGCTTCCGGCAAGTATCCGGCGCTTTCCGAGCCGCGCCCTGAATATGCCGGCGTCGTGCTGCACGCCACCTTCGGCAATTTCGCCTTCGCCATCGCCTGCCGCGTTCTCGGCCTGCGTGACTTCGGCCCCGCCATCTCGCCGTTCAACGCCTTCCAGATCCTCAACGGCATCGAGACGCTGCCGCTGCGCATGCAGCGCCATTGCGACAACGCGCTCGCCGTCGCCAAATGGCTGAAGGCTCACGACAAGGTCTCCTGGGTCAACTATGCCGGCCTCGATACGGACCCGAACCATGCGCTGCAGCAGCGCTACTCGCCGAAGGGCGCGGGCGCCGTCTTCACCTTCGGCCTGAAGGGTGGCTACGAGTCCGGTAAGCGCTTCGTCGAGGGCCTGGAAATGCTCTCGCACCTCGCCAATATCGGCGATACGCGCTCGCTCGTCATCCACCCGGCCTCCACCACCCACCGCCAGCTTAGCGAGGAGCAGCAGACCGCTGCCGGCGCCGGCCCGGATGTGGTGCGCCTGTCGATCGGTATCGAGGACGCCGCCGATATCATCGCCGATATCGAGCAGGCTCTCGCCAAGGCCTGA
- a CDS encoding EamA family transporter: MPLDVLFLVLFGAALHATWNALVKSGTDKSLDAAMVALGAGVVGLAFLPFVPLPRPEAWPFILVSAFLQFAYFQLVAAAYRAGDIGLVYPLMRGAAPLLVATTSGAVLGEHLTTAAMAGVLIISAGVLTLAFEARHGSRNAILLALANAIVIATYTFVDGAGARASGNAVSYTLWMALLPPVLLFAWAVARRGRVTVWNHVRRNWARGLFGGAGSIASYGLALWAMTKAPVATVAALRETAIIFALLISVVILKEKASVWRYVAGAVIACGVLVLKLA; the protein is encoded by the coding sequence TTGCCGCTAGACGTCCTCTTTCTCGTGCTGTTCGGCGCGGCCCTGCATGCGACCTGGAATGCCCTCGTCAAATCCGGCACGGACAAATCGCTCGACGCGGCGATGGTGGCGCTGGGCGCAGGCGTCGTCGGCCTTGCCTTCCTGCCCTTCGTGCCGCTGCCGAGACCAGAAGCCTGGCCGTTCATCCTCGTCTCGGCCTTCCTGCAGTTCGCCTATTTCCAGCTCGTCGCCGCCGCCTATCGGGCCGGCGACATCGGCCTCGTCTATCCCCTGATGCGCGGTGCCGCTCCGCTGCTGGTCGCCACGACGAGCGGCGCGGTGCTCGGCGAGCACCTCACGACGGCCGCCATGGCGGGCGTGCTCATCATCTCGGCCGGCGTGCTGACGCTTGCCTTCGAGGCGCGCCACGGCAGCCGCAACGCCATTCTGCTGGCGCTCGCCAACGCCATCGTGATCGCCACCTACACCTTCGTCGACGGTGCGGGCGCGCGCGCCTCGGGCAACGCCGTCTCCTATACGCTCTGGATGGCGCTGCTGCCGCCGGTGCTGCTCTTTGCCTGGGCCGTCGCGCGCCGCGGCCGCGTCACGGTCTGGAACCATGTCCGCCGCAACTGGGCGCGCGGCCTCTTCGGCGGCGCCGGCTCCATCGCCTCCTACGGACTTGCACTCTGGGCGATGACAAAGGCTCCCGTCGCCACCGTCGCGGCCCTGCGCGAGACCGCCATCATCTTCGCCCTCCTCATCTCCGTCGTCATCCTCAAGGAGAAGGCGAGCGTCTGGCGCTACGTTGCCGGCGCGGTGATCGCCTGCGGCGTACTGGTGCTGAAGCTGGCGTAG
- the speB gene encoding agmatinase, translating to MANKTIDHAITAKTLKSAASDPTHAGILSFMRRRYTKVLKDVDAVVWGIPFDAATSNRPGTRFGPQAIRRASAIMDNDPQYPFERDLFEDMAVIDYGDCLLDYGNHQKTPGTIEREAKKILKSGAYMLTLGGDHFITLPLLRAHAEKYGPLSLVQFDAHQDTWADEKGRIDHGSFVGTAVREGLIDAESSIQIGIRTHAPEDCGIRILYGYDVEEMSAAEIADTIIRHVGDRATYLTFDIDCLDPAFAPGTGTPVSGGPSSARILSVLRKLGALSIVGSDVVEVAPAYDHADITAIAGSNIAMYMLGLHAEKLAERR from the coding sequence ATGGCCAACAAGACGATCGACCACGCCATCACCGCCAAGACGCTGAAGAGCGCGGCCTCGGACCCGACCCATGCCGGCATCCTCTCCTTCATGCGCCGCCGCTACACCAAGGTCCTGAAGGATGTCGACGCGGTCGTCTGGGGCATTCCCTTCGATGCCGCGACCTCCAACCGTCCCGGCACGCGCTTCGGACCGCAGGCCATCCGCCGCGCCTCGGCGATCATGGACAACGATCCGCAATATCCCTTCGAACGCGATCTTTTCGAGGACATGGCCGTCATCGACTACGGCGACTGCCTGCTCGACTACGGCAACCACCAGAAGACGCCCGGCACCATCGAGCGCGAGGCGAAGAAGATTCTGAAGTCCGGCGCCTACATGCTGACGCTGGGCGGCGACCATTTCATCACGCTGCCGCTGCTGCGCGCCCATGCGGAAAAATACGGCCCCCTCTCCCTCGTGCAGTTCGACGCCCACCAGGACACCTGGGCGGACGAGAAGGGCCGCATCGACCACGGTTCCTTCGTCGGCACCGCCGTGCGCGAGGGGCTGATCGACGCTGAAAGCTCGATCCAGATCGGCATTCGCACCCATGCGCCGGAAGATTGCGGCATCCGCATTCTTTATGGCTACGACGTCGAGGAAATGAGCGCAGCCGAGATCGCCGACACGATCATCCGCCATGTCGGCGACCGGGCGACCTACCTCACCTTCGACATCGACTGCCTCGACCCGGCCTTCGCCCCCGGAACCGGCACGCCGGTCTCCGGCGGCCCGTCCAGCGCGCGCATCCTCTCGGTCCTGCGCAAGCTCGGTGCCCTCAGCATCGTCGGCTCCGACGTGGTCGAGGTGGCCCCCGCCTACGACCATGCGGACATCACCGCCATCGCCGGCTCCAACATCGCCATGTACATGCTGGGCCTGCACGCCGAAAAGCTGGCGGAGCGCCGCTGA
- the rplM gene encoding 50S ribosomal protein L13 — MATFVQKPAEVEKKWILIDAEGLVVGRLATLIANRLRGKHKATFTPHVDDGDNVIVINADKVVFTGKKYSDKKYYWHTGYPGGIKERTARQIIEGRFPERVLEKAVERMVPRGPLGRRQMKNLRVYAGSNHPHEAQQPVALDVAALNSKNTRSA, encoded by the coding sequence ATGGCAACCTTCGTACAGAAGCCCGCCGAGGTAGAGAAGAAGTGGATCCTCATCGACGCCGAAGGCCTCGTTGTCGGTCGCCTCGCTACCCTCATCGCTAACCGCCTGCGCGGCAAGCACAAGGCAACCTTCACGCCCCACGTCGACGACGGCGACAACGTCATCGTCATCAACGCCGACAAGGTCGTCTTCACCGGCAAGAAGTACTCCGACAAGAAGTACTACTGGCACACCGGTTACCCGGGCGGCATCAAGGAGCGCACGGCTCGCCAGATCATCGAAGGCCGCTTCCCGGAGCGCGTCCTCGAGAAGGCTGTCGAACGCATGGTTCCGCGCGGCCCGCTCGGCCGTCGCCAGATGAAGAACCTGCGCGTATACGCCGGCTCCAACCACCCGCATGAAGCACAGCAGCCCGTCGCTCTCGACGTCGCCGCGCTGAACAGCAAGAACACAAGGAGCGCCTGA
- a CDS encoding sulfatase-like hydrolase/transferase — translation MPEDFRALFASDDGKVRPLSVEIFGGGTWATNFSVLTGLSPTDFSWQSHYVTELMENRIRGALPEMLAACGYRTVTIMPMFQQFVNEGDFLRSIGVQEVYDAAALGLAGVGNLTEDSTYYDFAEKLIAKHRATDRRPLFLAIQTMFAHGPYDAAPDTRDAGLKAFSDDPQVDNYLRRVHAARVQLHRFLAERQAEPGPRGTVLLEYGDHQPIATKPLLEQRGDLRLADLTSPAYRTFLSIHAFETPVNKHLFDKPMATGFLAATLVEAAGLPSSPLMRSLAELRRACGGKYHDCPQRELVDANLTMRANGGLLKLD, via the coding sequence TTGCCGGAGGATTTCCGCGCGCTCTTCGCCTCCGACGATGGCAAGGTACGCCCGCTCTCGGTCGAAATTTTCGGAGGCGGCACCTGGGCTACAAACTTTTCGGTGCTGACCGGCCTTTCCCCGACCGATTTCAGTTGGCAGTCGCACTATGTGACGGAACTGATGGAGAACCGTATACGCGGCGCCCTGCCGGAAATGCTCGCGGCCTGCGGCTACCGCACAGTCACGATCATGCCGATGTTCCAGCAGTTCGTGAACGAAGGGGATTTTCTCCGCTCCATCGGGGTTCAGGAGGTTTACGATGCCGCGGCGCTCGGGCTTGCCGGCGTGGGGAACCTCACGGAGGACAGCACCTATTACGACTTTGCCGAAAAACTCATCGCCAAGCATCGGGCGACGGACCGAAGGCCGCTTTTCCTGGCGATCCAGACCATGTTCGCGCACGGGCCTTACGATGCCGCGCCGGATACGCGGGATGCCGGCCTCAAGGCGTTCTCGGATGATCCGCAGGTCGACAACTATCTGCGCCGCGTTCATGCCGCACGCGTCCAGCTTCATCGCTTCCTCGCCGAACGTCAGGCGGAGCCGGGACCACGCGGGACGGTGCTGCTTGAATATGGCGACCATCAGCCGATTGCGACCAAGCCCTTGCTGGAACAGCGCGGCGACCTTCGCCTCGCCGACCTGACGTCGCCGGCCTATCGCACCTTCCTGTCGATCCATGCGTTCGAAACGCCCGTGAACAAGCATCTTTTCGACAAGCCGATGGCGACCGGCTTCCTGGCCGCGACCCTGGTCGAGGCTGCCGGTCTACCGAGTTCGCCCTTGATGCGCAGCCTGGCGGAGCTTCGAAGGGCCTGCGGCGGCAAGTATCACGATTGTCCGCAGCGAGAGCTTGTCGACGCGAATCTCACGATGCGCGCCAATGGCGGCCTGCTCAAGCTCGACTGA
- the argC gene encoding N-acetyl-gamma-glutamyl-phosphate reductase, which translates to MKPKIFIDGEHGTTGLQIRTRMAGRSDVELLSIPEAERRNAQMREDLLNSADVAILCLPDDAAKEAVAMVSGNNQVRIIDTSTAHRVDPDWAYGFAEMDREQPKKIASARYVANPGCYPTGAIGLLRPLRLAGILPEDYPVTVNAVSGYTGGGKQMIAQMENADHPEHIDAPHFLYGLPLKHKHVPEMQVHGLLARAPLFSPSVGKFAQGMIVQVPLYLADLNDHASLGAIHEALAEHYAGQDIVEVVDLKESANLARVNAVELADTDRMKLYVFGTAGAPHVNLVALLDNLGKGASGAAVQNMDLMLKG; encoded by the coding sequence ATGAAACCGAAGATCTTCATCGATGGCGAACACGGCACGACGGGCCTGCAGATCCGCACGCGCATGGCCGGCCGCAGCGATGTCGAGCTGCTCTCCATTCCCGAAGCCGAGCGCCGCAATGCGCAGATGCGCGAAGACCTGCTGAACAGTGCCGACGTCGCGATCCTCTGCCTGCCGGATGATGCCGCGAAGGAAGCCGTCGCCATGGTTTCCGGCAACAACCAGGTGCGGATCATCGACACCTCGACCGCGCACCGCGTCGATCCGGACTGGGCGTATGGCTTTGCCGAGATGGACCGCGAGCAGCCGAAGAAGATCGCGAGTGCCCGCTACGTCGCCAATCCCGGCTGCTATCCGACGGGAGCCATCGGCCTCCTGCGGCCGCTGCGCCTCGCCGGCATCCTGCCGGAGGACTATCCAGTCACGGTCAATGCCGTCTCGGGCTATACCGGTGGCGGCAAGCAGATGATCGCTCAGATGGAGAATGCCGACCATCCCGAGCATATCGACGCGCCGCACTTCCTCTACGGCCTGCCGCTCAAGCACAAGCACGTGCCGGAAATGCAGGTTCACGGCCTGCTGGCGCGCGCGCCCCTCTTCTCGCCCTCCGTCGGCAAGTTCGCGCAGGGCATGATCGTGCAGGTGCCGCTCTATCTCGCCGATCTCAACGATCACGCCTCTCTCGGTGCGATCCATGAGGCGCTGGCCGAGCACTATGCCGGACAGGATATCGTCGAGGTCGTCGATCTCAAGGAAAGCGCGAACCTCGCCCGCGTCAACGCCGTGGAACTGGCCGATACGGACCGCATGAAGCTCTATGTCTTCGGCACCGCCGGCGCGCCGCATGTCAACCTCGTCGCCCTGCTCGACAATCTCGGCAAGGGCGCGTCCGGCGCGGCGGTTCAGAACATGGACCTGATGCTGAAGGGATGA
- a CDS encoding enoyl-CoA hydratase — MADVVSFRKEEQAGLVRIERAEPILRITLNNSPANALSVAVLEALGAALDAVAADEAIRIVVIASTGNVFSAGHDLKELTAHRADADGGRAFFEKTVRMAADIMLKIAALPQPVVAEIDGLATAAGCQLVASCDLAICTDTSTFCTPGVNIGLFCSTPMVAVTRAAHPKQAMEMLLTGETIDASTAKDFGLVNRIVPQQYLRQVVDKYAAVIAAKSPQALRIGKAAFRAQAGLPVADAYDLAVATMVDNLFADDAKEGIGAFLDKRMPEWERR; from the coding sequence ATGGCTGACGTGGTATCGTTCAGGAAAGAAGAGCAGGCGGGCCTAGTCCGCATCGAACGCGCCGAACCGATCCTGCGCATCACGCTCAACAATTCCCCGGCCAATGCGCTCTCTGTTGCGGTCCTCGAGGCTCTCGGCGCGGCGCTCGATGCCGTTGCCGCCGACGAGGCGATCCGCATCGTCGTGATCGCCTCGACAGGCAATGTCTTTTCCGCCGGCCACGACCTCAAGGAGTTGACCGCGCACCGCGCCGATGCCGACGGTGGGCGCGCCTTCTTCGAGAAGACCGTGCGCATGGCGGCCGATATCATGCTGAAGATCGCGGCGCTGCCGCAGCCTGTCGTGGCGGAGATCGACGGCCTTGCGACCGCCGCCGGCTGCCAGCTCGTGGCGAGCTGCGACCTTGCCATCTGCACCGACACGTCCACCTTCTGCACGCCGGGCGTCAATATCGGCCTCTTCTGCTCGACGCCGATGGTCGCCGTCACGAGGGCCGCTCATCCCAAGCAGGCCATGGAGATGCTGCTGACCGGCGAGACGATCGACGCCTCCACCGCCAAGGATTTCGGCCTCGTCAACCGCATCGTGCCGCAGCAGTACCTGCGCCAGGTGGTCGACAAATACGCCGCCGTCATCGCCGCCAAGTCGCCGCAGGCCCTGCGCATCGGCAAGGCCGCCTTCCGCGCGCAGGCCGGTCTGCCGGTCGCGGATGCTTACGATCTGGCCGTCGCGACGATGGTGGATAACCTGTTCGCCGACGATGCGAAGGAGGGGATCGGGGCATTTCTCGACAAGCGCATGCCGGAATGGGAGCGCAGGTAG